A region from the Triticum urartu cultivar G1812 chromosome 1, Tu2.1, whole genome shotgun sequence genome encodes:
- the LOC125547727 gene encoding uncharacterized protein LOC125547727 gives MASMTRETPVARFVDEEEDDLVGDDSGDDGDEVLEVRRRVSRFAVGGDDGAGGAGELRRRVSRFAVDGGSGSGGSRGVLSRRQEVVDAGVQDRRHRDGGCEGARTLPPPHAWLAVEETKKNFGSDNEEQWARLLQRGSAQAEVAQPRRSSFSVVRRERAAREAWLDRAWEMKKSWHERNGGAPDADTPVVVVVGKQAGGSSSPCASSSPHHHHSSASVAMDMEEVRACRDLGLELPSDGTVEIQCYGLSAGSSPTHSHASSGAESPSTAGSCSISSPSAGENPVDVKARLKVWAQAVALASTTRLGS, from the exons ATGGCGTCCATGACCAGGGAGACACCTGTTGCCCGTTTCGTtgacgaggaggaggatgacCTTGTCGGCGATGATAGTGGCGACGACGGTGACGAGGTGCTGGAGGTGAGGAGGCGCGTGTCCCGCTTCGCCGTCGGGGGAGACGACGGTGCCGGCGGGGCGGGGGAGTTGAGGAGGCGGGTATCCCGCTTCGCCGTCGACGGGGGCAGCGGCTCGGGCGGCAGCCGTGGGGTCTTGTCAAGGAGACAGGAGGTCGTCGACGCGGGCGTGCAGGACCGACGTCACCGCGACGGCGGCTGCGAGGGGGCCCGGAccctgccgccgccgcacgcGTGGCTGGCGGTGGAGGAGACGAAGAAGAACTTCGGGAGCGACAACGAGGAGCAGTGGGCGCGGCTTCTGCAGCGCGGGTCGGCGCAGGCGGAGGTGGCACAGCCGCGGCGGAGCAGCTTCAGCGTGGTCCGGCGGGAGCGGGCGGCGCGGGAGGCCTGGCTGGACCGCGCGTGGGAGATGAAGAAGAGCTGGCACGAGCGCAACGGCGGCGCCCCCGACGCCGACACCCCGGTGGTAGTCGTGGTGGGGAAGCAGGCCGGCGGGTCCTCGTCCCCgtgcgcctcctcctccccgcaCCACCACCACTCGTCCGCCAGCGTCGCGATGGACATGGAGGAGGTGCGTGCGTGCAGGGACCTCGGCCTCGAGCTCCCCTCCGACGGCACCGTAGAGATCCAATGCTACGGCCTCTCCGCCGGCAGCAGCCCTACCCACAGCCACGCCAGCAGCGGCGCCGAGTCGCCCTCCACCGCCGGCAGCTGCTCCATCTCCAGCCCCAGCGCCG GGGAGAATCCGGTGGACGTGAAGGCGAGGCTCAAGGTGTGGGCGCAAGCGGTGGCGTTGGCATCCACCACCCGTCTCGGATCTTGA